A region from the Tachyglossus aculeatus isolate mTacAcu1 chromosome Y4, mTacAcu1.pri, whole genome shotgun sequence genome encodes:
- the MCL1 gene encoding induced myeloid leukemia cell differentiation protein Mcl-1 yields MLGLQKNAVLGLNLYCGGAGAAGGSPPGGRLRSDKAAAAGGEGPAGRRAGAEHEAATAALLGGGGHAGALPRPAPIGAEGRDVTAAPGLRAQPEGTEPSSSAPPSGPLRPEDELDGYEPEAPAKRPPRPFPGGGSLPSTPDGDDDDDVMAAAQDGLYRQSLELITHYLREQAAGRKAEPRRGRDRRALDTLRRVGDGLQRNHHTAFLGMLRKLDIKKEEDIKAVSRVGTHIFNDGTTNWGRIVTLISFGAFVAKHLKSINQESCIDPLAESITEVLVTTKRDWLIKQKGWEGFVEFFRIEDVEGSVRNMLLAMAGVASLGAGLAYLIR; encoded by the exons ATGCTGGGGCTGCAGAAGAACGCCGTGCTCGGGCTCAACCTCTACTGCGGGGGCGCCGGGGCCGCGGGGGGCTCCCCGCCCGGAGGGCGCCTGCGCAGCGACAAAGCGGCGGCGGCCGGCGGCGAGGGTCCGGCGGGCCGGCGCGCAGGCGCGGAGCACGAGGCGGCGACGGCGGCGCTGCTGGGCGGCGGCGGCCACGCGGGGGCGCTGCCGCGCCCGGCCCCGATTGGCGCGGAGGGCCGTGACGTCACGGCGGCCCCCGGGCTGCGCGCGCAGCCGGAGGGGACggagccctcctcctccgcgccgCCCTCCGGCCCGCTCCGGCCCGAGGACGAACTGGACGGCTACGAGCCCGAGGCCCCGGCCAAGCGGCCGCCCCGCCCGTTTCCCGGAGGGgggtccctgccctccacccccgacggcgacgacgacgacgacgtgaTGGCCGCCGCCCAGGACGGGCTGTACCGCCAGTCCCTCGAACTCATCACCCACTACCTGCGGGAGCAGGCGGCCGGGCGCAAGGCCGAGCCCCGGCGGGGGCGGGACCGGAGGGCGCTGGACACCCTCCGCAGGGTCGGCGACGGCCTCCAGCGCAACCACCACACCGCCTTCCTCG GCATGCTCCGAAAGCTGGACatcaagaaggaggaggacatcAAGGCCGTGTCTCGCGTCGGGACCCACATTTTCAACGACGGGACGACGAACTGGGGCCGAATCGTGACTCTGATCTCTTTCGGTGCCTTTGTGGCCAAGCACCTGAAGAGCATAAACCAAGAAAGCTGCATCGACCCCCTAGCAGAGAGCATCACAGAGGTCCTCGTCACCACGAAACGGGACTGGCTGATCAAACAAAAAGGCTGG gAAGGATTTGTGGAATTCTTCCGCATAGAGGACGTGGAAGGCAGCGTCCGGAACATGCTCCTGGCCATGGCCGGGGTGGCCAGCCTGGGAGCCGGTTTAGCCTACCTGATCAGATGA